Proteins from a genomic interval of Clostridium sp. AN503:
- a CDS encoding ABC transporter substrate-binding protein has product MKKKGLALLLVTAMAAGLAGCGGGSSTATTAAPAADAAKTEAAAEGAKEEAKEEAKQGGGNLVVYSPNSEGLLNATIPLFEEKYGVEVELIQAGTGELVKRIQSEKNDPYGDVLFGGSWSLMADNEDLWEPYVSVNDVNVVDAYKNKCGFITSNVLDGSVLIVNTDLIGDIKVEGYEDLLNPELKGKIATADPANSSSAFAHLTNMLLAMGGYEDDAAWEYVKNLFANIDGKIIESSSGVYKGVADGEYIVGLSYEDPCAQLIKDGAPIKIVYPKEGTVYLPASATIIKGAKNMDNAKLFMDFILSEEVQNIWGSTLTNRPVMKDAQTSEFMTPLSEIYVIEEDIPYVSSHKQELVDKYTEIFTDLQSK; this is encoded by the coding sequence TAACAGCAATGGCAGCAGGCCTGGCAGGCTGTGGCGGCGGTTCATCCACAGCGACTACGGCAGCTCCGGCTGCAGACGCCGCGAAGACAGAAGCGGCTGCTGAGGGTGCGAAAGAGGAGGCAAAAGAGGAAGCGAAGCAGGGCGGCGGCAATCTGGTTGTCTACTCACCAAACTCCGAAGGATTACTGAATGCGACTATCCCGCTGTTTGAGGAGAAGTACGGCGTGGAAGTAGAGCTGATCCAGGCTGGCACCGGCGAGCTGGTAAAGAGGATCCAGTCCGAGAAAAATGATCCTTACGGAGATGTGCTGTTCGGTGGTTCCTGGTCCCTGATGGCAGACAACGAAGACCTCTGGGAGCCGTATGTATCTGTAAACGATGTGAACGTAGTAGATGCATACAAGAATAAATGCGGATTTATCACCAGCAACGTTTTGGACGGCAGCGTCCTGATCGTCAACACAGATTTGATCGGCGATATCAAGGTAGAAGGCTATGAGGACCTCCTGAATCCGGAATTAAAGGGCAAGATCGCTACCGCAGACCCGGCAAACTCCTCCTCCGCATTCGCACATCTGACCAATATGCTTTTAGCTATGGGCGGCTATGAGGATGACGCGGCATGGGAGTATGTGAAGAACCTGTTTGCCAACATTGACGGCAAGATCATCGAGAGTTCCAGCGGCGTATACAAAGGCGTAGCAGACGGCGAGTATATCGTGGGCTTATCCTACGAGGATCCCTGTGCACAGCTGATCAAAGACGGCGCTCCGATCAAGATCGTTTACCCGAAGGAAGGGACCGTTTATCTTCCGGCATCTGCAACCATCATTAAGGGCGCAAAGAATATGGACAATGCAAAGCTGTTCATGGACTTTATCTTAAGCGAAGAAGTACAGAACATCTGGGGCAGCACCCTGACCAACCGTCCGGTTATGAAGGATGCCCAGACCAGCGAATTCATGACACCATTGTCCGAGATCTACGTGATCGAGGAGGATATCCCGTATGTAAGTTCCCATAAGCAGGAGCTGGTTGACAAATATACCGAGATTTTCACCGATTTGCAGAGCAAATAA
- a CDS encoding ABC transporter ATP-binding protein encodes MSKISVKHVLKKYGETTVIPDLSVEIEEGELFTLLGPSGCGKTTLLRMIAGFNSIEGGDIYFNETRINDMDPSKRNIGMVFQNYAIFPNLSVRGNVAFGLKNRKVDKQKIQQETDKYLNLMQIMQYADRMPEQLSGGQQQRIALARALVITPDVLLMDEPLSNLDAKLRLEMRTVIRHTQKSVGITTVYVTHDQEEAMAISDKIAVMKDGVIQHIGKPKDIYQRPKNVFVATFIGRTNIVPARIAGGRLVFSDGYTEDIEILKNAEDQDVLCSIRPEEYVICKDGGEGVHGTVKESTYLGLNTHYYIETADGQTVEIVEESSLEDDLKEGQQVVLRVKKNKINVFNQAGDINLVRSEAYEKQ; translated from the coding sequence ATGAGTAAGATTTCAGTAAAACATGTTTTAAAAAAATATGGTGAGACAACGGTTATCCCTGATCTGAGCGTGGAGATTGAGGAGGGTGAGCTTTTCACCCTCCTGGGACCGTCGGGCTGCGGAAAAACCACACTGCTGCGGATGATTGCCGGGTTCAACTCGATTGAGGGCGGGGATATTTATTTTAACGAGACCCGCATCAACGACATGGACCCGAGCAAGAGGAATATCGGCATGGTTTTCCAGAACTATGCGATCTTCCCCAACTTATCCGTGCGCGGCAACGTGGCATTTGGCTTAAAGAACCGAAAGGTAGATAAACAGAAGATCCAGCAGGAGACCGATAAATACTTGAACCTGATGCAGATCATGCAGTATGCGGACCGTATGCCGGAGCAGCTTTCCGGCGGTCAGCAGCAGCGTATCGCACTGGCCCGCGCCCTGGTCATCACACCGGATGTGCTTTTGATGGATGAGCCGCTGTCCAACTTGGACGCCAAGCTCCGTCTTGAGATGCGGACGGTGATCCGCCACACCCAGAAGAGCGTTGGGATCACCACCGTGTATGTAACCCATGACCAGGAAGAGGCCATGGCGATCAGTGACAAGATCGCGGTCATGAAGGACGGCGTCATCCAGCACATCGGAAAGCCCAAGGATATTTATCAGAGGCCGAAGAATGTGTTTGTCGCCACCTTTATCGGAAGGACCAACATTGTGCCGGCCCGGATCGCCGGAGGCCGGCTGGTGTTTTCAGACGGCTACACAGAGGACATTGAGATCCTGAAAAATGCAGAGGACCAGGATGTGCTCTGTTCCATCCGCCCCGAGGAATATGTGATCTGTAAGGATGGAGGAGAGGGCGTCCACGGAACGGTCAAAGAGTCTACCTACCTTGGGCTTAACACCCACTACTACATTGAGACGGCTGACGGGCAGACCGTGGAGATCGTGGAGGAATCTTCTCTGGAGGACGATTTAAAAGAAGGGCAGCAGGTAGTGCTCCGGGTAAAGAAGAATAAGATCAACGTGTTCAACCAGGCGGGAGACATCAATCTGGTAAGGAGCGAGGCCTATGAAAAACAATAA
- a CDS encoding iron ABC transporter permease produces MKNNNKFRLDVWGMITLAIIFLYVLFMIYPMGYLIRQSVLDAKTGEFTMANFSKFFSKSYYFDTLFNSFKISIAATVLSLAIGTPLAYIFTAYKIKGKGLLSILIVVASMSAPFIGAYSWILLLGRSGVITTFLKNIGITIPDIYGFGGIVLVMTLQLFPLVFLYARGALKNIDNSLIEASENLGCSGVRCFIKVVVPLIMPTLLAAALLVFMRAFADFGTPMLIGEGFRTFPVVLYSEFINEVGGNDGFAAAIAVIAIVITTVVFLAQKYVSNRKAFSLNALHPMEEKTAKTGSGILMHLFSYLVIGIAVLPQCYVIYTSFKNTQGKIFVDGYSLESYVTAFGKLGRSIQNTIIIPMLALVVIILLAVLIAYLVVRRRNAFTNVVDILSMIPYIVPGTVLGIALLIGFNKPPILISGTMLIMVVALVIRRLPYTIRSSVAILQQIPMSIEEAAISLGASKMKSFFRITVPMMTAGIVSGAILSWVTMISELSTAIILYTGKTKTLTVAIYTEVIRGNYGTAAALSTIMTVLTVASLLLFNAVNGGKDLSL; encoded by the coding sequence ATGAAAAACAATAACAAATTCCGGCTGGATGTATGGGGAATGATTACCCTCGCGATCATCTTTCTGTATGTGCTTTTTATGATCTATCCCATGGGATATCTGATCCGCCAGTCTGTGCTTGACGCCAAGACCGGTGAGTTCACCATGGCGAATTTTTCAAAGTTCTTTTCAAAGAGCTATTATTTTGACACACTGTTTAACAGCTTTAAAATATCCATAGCGGCGACTGTCCTGTCTCTTGCGATCGGGACTCCCCTTGCCTATATTTTTACAGCGTACAAGATCAAGGGAAAAGGGCTTTTGAGCATCCTGATCGTGGTGGCGTCCATGTCGGCTCCGTTCATCGGAGCGTATTCCTGGATCCTGCTGCTGGGAAGAAGCGGTGTCATCACTACCTTCTTAAAAAATATCGGCATCACGATCCCCGATATCTACGGATTCGGCGGAATCGTGCTGGTCATGACGCTGCAGTTGTTCCCGCTGGTATTTTTATATGCCAGAGGCGCGCTGAAAAACATCGACAATTCCCTGATCGAGGCGTCCGAAAACCTGGGCTGCTCCGGCGTCCGGTGCTTTATCAAGGTAGTCGTGCCGCTCATCATGCCGACCCTTCTGGCAGCGGCTCTGCTGGTATTCATGAGAGCCTTTGCAGATTTCGGTACCCCGATGCTGATCGGTGAGGGCTTCCGTACCTTCCCGGTTGTACTGTATTCAGAATTCATCAATGAGGTGGGAGGAAACGACGGATTTGCAGCCGCGATCGCAGTCATCGCGATTGTCATTACGACTGTGGTATTCCTGGCGCAGAAATATGTTTCCAACCGGAAAGCATTTTCCTTAAACGCCCTTCATCCCATGGAGGAAAAGACCGCAAAGACCGGCTCAGGCATCCTGATGCACCTGTTTTCCTATCTTGTGATCGGGATCGCAGTCCTGCCCCAGTGCTACGTGATCTACACCTCCTTCAAGAATACCCAGGGCAAGATCTTCGTCGACGGTTATTCTTTAGAGAGCTATGTGACCGCCTTTGGGAAACTGGGCAGAAGCATCCAGAACACCATCATCATCCCGATGTTAGCCCTGGTTGTGATCATCCTGCTGGCCGTCCTGATCGCATACCTGGTAGTACGCAGGAGAAATGCATTTACCAATGTAGTGGATATCCTTTCCATGATCCCCTACATCGTACCGGGAACCGTACTTGGTATCGCCCTGCTGATCGGCTTTAACAAGCCGCCGATCCTGATCAGCGGCACCATGCTGATCATGGTGGTCGCCCTGGTGATCCGGCGTCTGCCCTACACGATCCGTTCCTCCGTGGCGATCCTGCAGCAGATCCCGATGAGCATTGAAGAAGCTGCGATCTCCCTTGGTGCATCCAAGATGAAGTCCTTTTTCCGCATCACCGTACCCATGATGACAGCCGGCATCGTATCCGGCGCGATCTTAAGCTGGGTAACGATGATCAGCGAGCTGTCCACAGCGATCATCCTTTACACCGGCAAGACCAAGACCCTGACCGTAGCCATCTACACCGAGGTCATCCGCGGCAACTACGGCACCGCCGCAGCCCTGTCCACGATCATGACCGTACTGACGGTAGCATCACTTTTGTTATTCAATGCAGTGAATGGCGGGAAAGACTTGAGCCTGTAA
- a CDS encoding nucleotidyl transferase AbiEii/AbiGii toxin family protein, giving the protein MISARSVKARLKNQAKEDGRTMQDELLTYGLERAIYRLSISEYAERFTLKGGIFLYALFDGNFARATMDIDLLAHHIPNDAKEMKKAFYHIFSIECDDALRFDLDSLEVINITEFKEYHGVNVSIMGYLDRTKVPVSIDIGFGDVIYPERMRMSFPVLLDMEAPKVYVYSIYSVIAEKFEAFVSLGLANGRYKDFYDIFVLSANYNLDGSELKNAILETFAHRNTSFDDIVVFESDFTEDPVRQRRWKAFVKKKKAMIKVGFAEAIEQSKKLLMPIVEAIEQNREFHCQWNKDRKDWI; this is encoded by the coding sequence ATGATAAGCGCAAGATCCGTAAAGGCCAGATTGAAAAATCAAGCTAAAGAAGATGGAAGAACGATGCAGGACGAATTATTGACTTATGGATTGGAGCGAGCAATCTATAGGTTGTCAATTTCAGAATATGCGGAGCGATTTACCTTAAAAGGAGGTATTTTTTTGTATGCATTGTTTGATGGGAATTTTGCGAGAGCAACAATGGATATAGACCTTCTTGCTCATCATATCCCGAATGATGCCAAAGAAATGAAGAAAGCATTCTATCATATTTTTTCCATAGAATGTGATGACGCATTACGATTTGATCTGGACTCGTTAGAAGTAATTAACATTACTGAATTTAAAGAATATCACGGTGTAAATGTTTCGATTATGGGATACTTAGACCGCACGAAAGTGCCGGTATCTATCGATATTGGATTTGGAGACGTGATTTATCCGGAGCGTATGCGAATGAGTTTTCCAGTGTTGCTGGATATGGAGGCTCCAAAAGTATATGTCTATTCAATTTATTCTGTAATTGCAGAAAAGTTTGAAGCCTTTGTATCTCTTGGTCTTGCAAATGGAAGATATAAGGATTTTTATGATATTTTTGTATTGTCAGCAAATTATAATCTGGATGGCAGTGAGTTAAAAAATGCAATTCTAGAAACATTTGCACATAGAAACACAAGTTTTGATGATATCGTTGTTTTTGAATCTGATTTTACAGAGGATCCTGTAAGACAGAGAAGATGGAAGGCGTTCGTCAAGAAAAAGAAAGCAATGATAAAAGTTGGATTTGCAGAAGCAATAGAACAATCTAAAAAGCTTTTGATGCCGATTGTAGAGGCAATAGAACAGAATAGAGAGTTTCATTGTCAGTGGAATAAAGATAGAAAAGATTGGATTTAA
- the secG gene encoding preprotein translocase subunit SecG codes for MLKTILSVIFVLICVALTVIVLLQEGKSAGLGSISGMADTYWGRNKGRSMEGNLEKFTTFAAIAFMVLAILINVL; via the coding sequence ATGCTGAAGACGATTTTATCCGTGATTTTCGTTCTTATATGTGTGGCTTTGACCGTGATCGTACTGCTTCAGGAAGGAAAATCCGCAGGGCTTGGTTCCATCAGTGGTATGGCAGATACCTATTGGGGCAGGAACAAGGGCCGTTCCATGGAGGGCAACCTGGAGAAGTTTACAACATTTGCAGCGATTGCTTTTATGGTACTGGCAATCTTGATCAACGTACTGTAA